From the Halobellus litoreus genome, the window GGCCGGGACCGTCAGCAGCAGGGAAAACAGCGGGTGATCGCGGAAGAACAGGTGCGGCTGTCGAAGCAGTTGGCCAGTCTTGTATGTCCCCTCCCGCGAGCGGATCCGCTCGAAGATCCGGAACTCGCCGACGAAGCTCTCGATCAGCCCCATGTGGATCAGGCCCTCGCGGTTGACCTGTTGGAGTCGGTCGGAACTGTTCGAGGGCTGGAGGTACCCGTCGCCGGGTTCGTCCTGCTTGACCGTCGAGACGAGCACGAGGAAGGCCACGCCGGTCAGCGGCACCAGCCCGTAGACCGTGGCGTACAGCAGTTGCTCTTGGGCCTGCCCGAGCATACTCATAATGACGAGGATGATGATGAGAAGCAGCGGGAACAAAGACAGCGTCATATACATCTCGCCGAACAGTTCCAGGGTTTCGAGGACCGTCTCCTGCTCCTGTTTCGCCGTCCGGAGGTGCTTTTCCTTCTTGTCGTCGAGGAACTGCTCCATATCGCCGCCGGAGTTGACGATCGAGAGCATATCCGTCAGGAACTGCGAGAGTTCCTCGGAGGGCGTGGTCATCGCCTGATCGCGAATGGCGTTCCGGTAGTCGGTCCCGAAGTACTCCGTCTCGCGGACGATGCTCTGGAACTCCTTGGCCACCTCGCCGTAGGTGTCGTCGGCCCGCCCCATCGCCTCTAAGATCTCCAGTTGGTTCAACCCGCCCACCGAGAGCGCGTACATAAACGAGATAGCGTCGGGCAGCAGCATATTGATCTCGCGCTTCCGGCCGGAGGCCGTCGAGTACGGGACCGCGACGAGACTCCCGAAGCCGAGGCCGAACCCGATCGCGCCGAAGACGACGCCGGAGACGAGCGTGACCGCCGGGATGGTGAGCGCATTCAGCGCCTCGGCCGTCGCGGCGTCCGGGGTCGGCAGCCCGATGCTGATCGCGTCGGGCGAGACGAGACCGAGTTCGAAGATGCCCCAGGCGAGGAGCGTCCCGAGGAGCCAGAGGACGCCGCCGGCGATGACGCCGATCGCGATCGCCCGTGAGAGGTACAGTTCCACCGTCGCCGACATCCGCGCCTGTTCGAGTTTCGTCCCGACGTCGGCGACGAAGTCGCCGTCCTCGTCGAAGAGGAACTGAAAGACCGGGTAGAACGCGTCGCCGAGGGCGTCGGTGCTCCGGTCGAGTCCGTCCCCGTCGGCCTCCCCGACGTCCAGGCTCATCGGTCCGTCCCCGTCGGTTCGTCGTCGGGGTCTTCGTCCTCGTCGTCGACCCCCTCGACGTCCCCGAAGTCCCAGGCCTCGTCGGGGTCTGTGTCGTCTGCGGTCTCTCCCTCCGTCGAGGTGTCTGTGTCGTCCCTGATCTCGGGATCTTCGGATGTGTCAGTCGCGTCTGCGGTCGCGGCGTCCGCCGAGAAGTCGGTCTCGTCTGTGACCTCGGCGTGCTCGGTCGGTTCGGCCTCTCCAACGGGGTCGCCCTCGGCCGCGTCGTCACTCTCGAACGGCCCATCATCATCGGACGCGTCGTCGCCCTCGAACGCCTCGTCACTCTCGAACGCGTCCCCTCCGTTCCCCGCCTGCTCCGAATCGTCGGCGGGGTCCTGGCCGCCCCCGGTCGCGATGGCGTCAGTTGCGGGGTCCCCGCCCTCGCCCGCCGTCGGGTCGTCGTCTTCCGCCGGTTCAGCGCTGCTCGCCGGGTCGTCGTCCGCGGGTTCCAACAGGTCCTCGATTCCGAGTTCCCCGCCGGAGCCGCCGGCGACCTCCGACTCGTCGCCCCCGTCGCCGCTCCCGGTGTCGGCCTCGAAGGGCGCGTCCCGCCGTTCCGAGCCGTCGCCCAGCGCGGGGGTGTTAGTGTCGTCGCCGAACGCCGGCGTGTCCGCGTCATCGTCGAGTTCGGGCGTGTCGGTGTCGTCGTCGAGCGCCGGCGTCTCCGACGCGTCGTCGAGTTCCGGGGCCCCCGTCCGCTCGTCGAGGGCGTCGAGTTCCGGGGCCCCCGTCCGCTCGTCGAGGGCGTCGAGTTCCGGATGTTCCCCGCCGGCGGCGGTGACGTCCGGCGCGGACTCGACGTCGAGGAGGGCGTCCGCGACGTCGACGTCTTCGAGGTCGCGATAGTCCGGCCACAGCTCCTCCTCGGCGCGGGCGAGGATTTCCGCACAGAGGTCGCGGATCTCCTCGCCGGGGCTGGGTCGCGGGACCATCTCCTCCTTCTCGGGGTCGACGTTGATCTGCACGGACTCCATCTCCCGGAGGTCTTCGAGGCTGCGTTCGAGGTCGTCCCGGGCCATCAGCGCGAGGATCGTCTCCTGATCGTTGATGAACGCCTGGAGGGTCGCGGCGACCTGCGAGTAGGTGTTGAGACCGCGATCGATCAGATACGCCAGTACGACGCGGCGCTTGAACAGTTCCTCGTCGAGTCGCTCCCTGGACCACCCGCGGTCGAACCGGACGTCTTCGAGGGTGTTCGACGAGCCCATCTTGAGGAACTCGTCGCCCTCGGCCTGCCACTGGTAGACGTCCTGGACGTTGATCTCGTCGTTCTCGGCGTCGTAGTGGTTGATTTCTGTCAACGACTTGTTCCGCCGGACCTTGTCACCCTGCACGCGGGTCGAGGTCTGCACCGAGACGAGATCCAGCGCCGTGAACATCGTCTTTGAGACGTTAATCGGGTCGGTGGTGAAGCGCTTGAGCACCTCGCCGACGCTGTCGGCGTGGAACGTCGTGTACGTGGTGTGGCCGGTCGACATCACCTGGAAGAGCGTCCGCCCCTCCTCGCCGCGAATCTCGCCCATCACGATGTAGTCGGGGCGCTGCCGCAGCGCGGCTTCCAGCAGGTCGAACTCGTCGACGTCGCCGCGGTCGTCGTCGCTGAACGACGGGCGGGTGACGGAGGCGACCCAGTTGCGCTGTGGCAGTTCGACCTCGCGGGTGT encodes:
- a CDS encoding type II secretion system F family protein, producing MSLDVGEADGDGLDRSTDALGDAFYPVFQFLFDEDGDFVADVGTKLEQARMSATVELYLSRAIAIGVIAGGVLWLLGTLLAWGIFELGLVSPDAISIGLPTPDAATAEALNALTIPAVTLVSGVVFGAIGFGLGFGSLVAVPYSTASGRKREINMLLPDAISFMYALSVGGLNQLEILEAMGRADDTYGEVAKEFQSIVRETEYFGTDYRNAIRDQAMTTPSEELSQFLTDMLSIVNSGGDMEQFLDDKKEKHLRTAKQEQETVLETLELFGEMYMTLSLFPLLLIIILVIMSMLGQAQEQLLYATVYGLVPLTGVAFLVLVSTVKQDEPGDGYLQPSNSSDRLQQVNREGLIHMGLIESFVGEFRIFERIRSREGTYKTGQLLRQPHLFFRDHPLFSLLLTVPAAGALLAVAVANGAAPLAWQGMLDNPVWGTFVWWYVPVYIVGIPLAAFHTWNVRSRNAVVGKLSDNLRKLSSANDTGQTLLESVETVASTSSGKLAEEFEVMHAKVNYGMSLRSALVEFNNKYHIPRLARTVKLISKAQEASSQITEVLTTAAQASENQDDIERERKSRTRMQVAIILMTYLTLLGVMAILKTQFLDVMSGLSAQAGSSGGSELSGQGLSFGGGVDTDVLSVLFFHAVTLQAALSGFISGYIRDADIVSGVKFVVVLQTVALFVWMVVG